In Corticium candelabrum chromosome 1, ooCorCand1.1, whole genome shotgun sequence, the genomic stretch attttatttttcaCAATCCATTCTTGTACTTATCAACATTTGTTTTGACCATACTGTGGGTTACTATTGTTTtcataaaatttgatttttttgCTGTCAttctgttgcattgttattgatcatgatgacgaggtaaagtaatgacatgaaaTGATCACGAGATGAGCGagctaatcaagagcatgttgttgttcaacaaacaacttagTTACCGGCATGTGGCCCTCCCACCATTTGTCCTATTCGATTGCAGCTTGTGCAATAAATGGTGCTTGGAGCAATACATAAGGTATTGCTCTAAAACGTCATTTTGCACTCACACATCTGGGGATCTTAGATCTTGCCTGCTGCTTCGGTCAGTTGTCTGAACTTGGGtcgctcattgattccctactATCCATGCAATTGCTATTATGCCTTGTACAGTCATGTctgatcaaagcaaaattgtggccggtcatgaacaccagttggttggtcaatgaccgatgaccgacTGTTATATTCAACTCTGCCTGTTACTATTTTTTTCAATCACTCGAGACCCTGGGCTATTATTCAAACATGGCTTTTTATACTTTCCAACCATTTTAAGAGAGAAAAAACAAGCACCACTTTAATGCATCAGTCAATGCAAGACAAAAATCTACTTACCATCGGCATTTCAACAACGAACAAACAGATTATCGTAATACATGTCAGGCCCATACGCTGGCTGGGGAGGGGGTTCGGGAAGGAAGGTTTAAGGAGGGGTTAGGGAAGGGGGAATTTGGGGAAAGAAGAGGGAAATTTGGGGAAAAAGGAGAGGGTTTGGAGAGGGGAGTGGGGTTAGAAGGTTtggaggaggggagggggtTTAGGGAGGGATTTCGGGGAGGTTCAGAGGAGAGGAGGGGTTCGGGAAAAGGTTAGGGAAGGGGTTGGGGAAAGGGTTTGGGGTTGGACAAACCGCCCACTTAGCTGTGAAGGTATCCAAAATCGCTCGTTCCATCTTGGACTCCTTCCTATCTACTGTGATGCAGAAGTGGATttagataaataaattaagtAGTGGACTGCTTTGCTCATCTTCAAATCTATTCTTACTGACTAGCTAGAGTTAGAACTTGAGCTGTTGCACTAAGTTTAGTTTTTGCTTCTGACTCCAACAGAGTTGCTGATCTATAATTTATGaaaattatatatagtatatacataaAAAGTTAAAAAATCACGTGACGGGTTTGTGAAGTCATTGGTCTATTTTAATGTATTATGTACCGCCCACTTTTCATGTTAGGCTACGGCCATGCACGTCTTAATCTCTTCAATTCtctatacatgtactgttCTTTGGGATTCTCTCACAACCAAAAAGCAAGTCTTACTATGCCCTCTCGGATGTCCTTCCTGCTTCCAATACAGTGTCTCAATTCTGCTCTAATATAATTGTTTCTTTGCATGACGCCATTGTTGAGAGTTTCTGAAACATGTGGCAGCCTTGGACCTCTGACCATACTGTGGGTTACTTACTATCAAGCATGAGTTACTAGTTTTCAATCAGTCTAGACCCTGGGTTACTATTTGATCATGAGGCCTTATAAATGTCATACTCATATGCCTACTCACCTTAATTGTGGTATGTTTAGCTGCTGCAGCAATGTGACGTTTCACTTGTAATGCGAGTTCTCTCGTTGGAGTGAGGATGAGGGCATACCAAAGCTTTGTGTCGTCTGTATCGTGTTTTTCGCTTTTCATTCTTAGAATGTGATGAATGAGGGGAATACCAAATGCCAATGTTTTGCCTGAGCCCTGAAATGAAGTATTTTATGTGTTGACACATGTTAGCACTTTTCACAAAGATTCACAAACATCATGCGTTACCAGTCTGTtccttgtttgtatgtctgtttgtttgtctatctgtcggtctgtcttctgtgtttgtctgtctgtctgtctattatcTATCTGGTGGtcggtctatctgtctgtcaagtccATTTATTCTgtcagtgtttgtcttctgtgtcgtgtcgtgtttgtctgtctgtctgcctgtccagcTGTGTCTattctctatctgtctgtcaaagtccatttattctgtctgtctgtctctctattcTCTAtctggtgtctgtctgtctatgtgtctgtcaaagtCCGtttattctgtctgtctgtcagtctatttgtcttctgtgtcgtgtctgtctgtctgtctgtctgtcagagtgtccgtctatctgtctatctgtctgtcaaagtcatttattctgtctgtctgtctgtctgtctgtctatctgtctgtctgtctatctgtctgtcaaagtccatttattctgtctgtctgtctattatcTAGctagtgtctgtctgcctatctatctgtccaccTGTGTATTCAAAACTCAGAAAACGCTAAATCATTTCATTCCAATTCGTTACTGACCGTCTCTGCAGCTCCAACAACATCTCTACAATCCCGTATGGCAGCAGGTAAGCACTGCATTTGTATTGGCGTCGGCTGCGTGAAACCCAACTGACACAGAGCTTCCAACACAGATTGAGGCACATCCAAGCCATCCCATTTCTCCATCCCATCAAGCCTCACTTTTTTCATTTCATGAAATTCTTCCACTTCACCAACATTGGACACCTCGAGCTCATTTCTCCGCCTCTTCAGACTTTTCGTAGTTGGTGTTTCCATTTTTTCGTCTTTCTTAATAATTTTTCCACGCTTTTTCGGCCTCAATCGTTTTTTCTGTGTTCTCTCTTTCTGCAACCAGATTTCAAGACGTTCCATAAACAAGCACAAAAtacatggtcacgtgacttaacATTTCTAATCAAGTTCTGACTATCTTTGACATGCTCTTCACATATTAAACTTTCCTTAGACGATATAGCTACttgaaaaatttaaaaataaaaaaatatgAATAAAGCaaaaaatcacgtgactacattTTCTGTCGTCGCTGCATCATGTTCCGTCTCCAGCTCGTAGTCGCACAATTCTTCGATACTTATCAGTCCATCGAAATCTTTCTGCGAAAAACTACAACCCGAAATGGCGACTTTCTGCCACTTGCCCTTCGCAACTATCATTCCGGCTAATATCCCGTATGCGACAACAGAGTGATGACATACTCCCTTAGCATAATATCCCGTATAAGCAGCAAAGCACCTCCACTAGATATAATTTGAAGCTGTTGCTTTTACATACGTTATTACAGTATCTACCTAACTTGCTAGCAATTACTAGTTCTCTAGGAAAGCAACGTATTCAGTCATTGCAGCAAGTTGCTGGTGACTCTCTGTACCGGTAACAGATTCGTgaactaaaacaaacaatcgACATTGTGTCTAGACCAACATGAAGGCGTGAGGTTGATGTACCTTTCTTTTTTGGACGCACAACTCCTGTAGCAGCACTCACTCTCCATCCAGCTTCAACTGCTTCTATACGCAGGTAACAATTGTGAATACATGAGTATGGTATGAATTTGACTTGTTGGTATTTGTTTATGtcttttgacagacagacagacagagtggcaaataggcagacagtctgatggacagacatgcaggcagacagacagacagacagacagacatgcaggcagacagacagacagacatgcaggcagacagacagatagacatacagacagataaacggacggacagacagacacgcaggcggacagacagacagacggacacacgcacacagagacagacagacagaaagacacaaaaATCTGAAAGCTATAGTTACATTGATTAAAAAGTCCTGATTTGTAGCAGAAATGTTAAAGTAAAAATTGCCATTATATTTTCACATATTCTTAGCCCTCCAATTTGTGCTtaaggccagaccaattaaaTTTCCTGATGCTTGGATTCGCCCACCCAGTTTGAGCTTGACTACAATAAAATAGAAACTTGACACGCGCATGTGCAATAATTTCTAAAATCACAGTAAAAAAATTTGGTACATACATCGCAcaagtagatatcaatgactccGCAAACATCAACAGTGCATCCACATTCCACTCTGCATCAGCGTCATATAGTTAGTGTTCATTTCGTTATTCAGGCCCATAGTCACTGGTAGAGTTGGTAGCATTTCAACCCaaccacttttcaaaattcGTACTTTTGCCAGTTGTcgtatagctgattaaatattattttatttaatcacctcaTGATGACGTCACTGCCATAGTAtcagtgtacatgcatgaaATGAGTACACGAGATGACCTAGCATAGCATAATGTTTGGTTCTCGTATTACGTATATGACTTGTTGTGAAACTTAATATTAGACATGCCCAGTTGATTaagcaattgatattaatttttcaACCATACATCTACAGGCTTGTTATCTCACTGTCACATTTGTATGCAATGCAATGacaactgcgcatgctcaacaaaatgtcacatgGCCATTAATTTTCATTTCCATCGGTTCACCCAGTTTACATGTCCAAATATCCGAGCATAAAAACTTATAtcccgttcacactagcacAGTTAAGTAACCAAAGCAAACCGAActgaacaaacaaaaccaaacaaaaccaaaccaAACAGTACTAGGTAACCGTGCTGGTCCACGACGTTCACACTGTGAGTGGGAGAAAGCAAGCTGAAAGTGCGTCGTCAAAGCAAATGAGCGTGTCTCGTGCCACATCTGCATATCTGGGCATTTGCTTTTGCTTGACTACGGATCAAGCTGCGCTTGTCCTGTTTTCGTTGGCATCTCAACAGTGCAACTCAGTGACGTGTACAACACCGATAAGAAGTCGAAGTCTCTCAAGATCTCAGAGACGATTTATCACGCCACCGTTTCTTCATCGACTTCTCCACCGCATGAGGCAGAGGAGGGAACAAATTGCATTGATCTTCCGATTGAGTCATCCTCTTCCGGTTGAGTCTCAATTAGTTTTTGTTACATCCCGTTACAAGAGCATGCACCAACTCCAATGTGGTTCGGTTTGCATTAACACTACACACAACCAAACCcaaccgaaccgaaccaaaccaaaccaaactgaaccaaaccaaaccaaaccatgCTGGCATGGCAACTTGAAGTGGGCCAGCTCAGCACGGTTCGGCtcggtttggtttggttcggCCGGCTTTCAGACTACAAAGTGAAACCGAGCCAAACCGTGCCGTACCGTGCTGGAGCGGTTACAAACGCtagtgtgaatggggtattagtcATCCTGGCCTAATAACAAAAGACAGGGACATCTAACTATTCACCCGACAACAACCTGACAATAACCATTTCAGTGAATCCATTGATAAACTAAATGCTACTCATGCAAGACAGGGAGGGAAAGAGTCGCTTGCTCCGCCCTTACATTTACACGCTCTCCAATTAATTAGCTTATAACGACCTTGTGCTGCACGTTCTGCTGTCACTCCTAACATGGACGCCATGTCTTGGATGCTGATCGAGTCGTATGCACGCGCAATCAGATCGAACACATTACGATGAAACTGGTCTaaacaacacagaaacaaacaaacaaataaacaaacaaacaaacaaacaaacaaataaacaaacaaataaacaaacaaataaacaaacaaataaacaaacaaacaaagtcagGATGTCAATGTCGACGTACCTTTCAGTGCAGTCATAATGGGTTGGATGTGTGGCGGCCACGATTGGTTTAGAGCGACGTGTACGCCAGGGTAGTCTCTCTTCCATAGTTTCTGACCAATTGACCACAACAAAGCGAGCTCTCCGTTCGactacaaatttgaaaacgtCGTTCACAGCAGTCGTCAATAACATCAAATATACAAACCAATTTGCACATTTGTAAGAGTgttacaataattataatcaacaattaattaatatattaacaacTCATTCAATCAACTCGCAATTGATTCTCGAATTTaccaaaatttcaaacacaGCTTTAACGTTAACTATTTACACATGCTCACAGTGTTCAACGATTATGAAGTAAGATAAGTGAGATGTataacaaacaagtaaaacgCAATATAACATAATCAAGACATTAAGGTCTGTCcccactggcaactggatcgttCTCTGACCACAAACGTGTCACGTCCATACCTATACTAATCCACTTTCGTGGCGATCACGATTCGATCGAGATAATCCAGTACACATCGAGAGGTGGATGCAATCAACAACGTTTgcaatcggttgaatccaattatgAAATAGTAGGCGTTACGTTCATGTTAGCAAACCTTTAGCTTGGTGCAAAAAAGTGATCCTGTGAATCTCATAGTAGATTACATCCATGACGTCAAGGATACCAGTATACGTCTTACATGACTTAATATAGGTCACATGAGTGGCTATGCCCATAGTGCGCGTTAGGCCCTGAGTGTTGTTTGTGGTCAGCATGCTATGACTTCGTTGCACACATACTTAACTTActccaaaatttttaaatcAACATTTAGATAATTGTGCTCATATATCCAACAtctcaataaataattaattaatttaacctTCTTTAACTTCTCCGGAATCCTTTTCCACAAGAATCGCGCATTGTTTCTGCAGAGGCAAACATTTTCGCGCCATATCACGCAAGCTACAAGACTCAAACTCTTCCTCACATGTCGTTTTGAACCAAATAGACGGCCAGCAAGGTCCCGTATACATCGGGAGACGTCACTCCCAAAGGAGCCTGTCAGCACGCTAGCATGACAGACCACACAAAACGCAGTAAATCAATAGGGAATCTTTACCTCAATCTCAAGCTGCTCGCAGTACGCGGCCACCTGCTCAAAATTACCTATACGAATCAACTCCTCCATCTGGCAATTCTCgtgtagcgcacgttagcCCAGAGTGTCACGTGATGCAATTTTGACAGCAAAGACGTATCGGCTTTTTCTTTGGTGCTTGTCGTTTGCTGTCTTAGAACTAAGCAGCCTATTTCCAGAAAAGATGTTTTCTTGCACAATTTCATGGGATGAAAGTTCGTGAAGAGGCATTTTGTAGCTaggtttttgttgttgttgttgttgttggtatgtgtgcgtgtgcgtgtctgtggtgtggtgtggtgtgtgtgtgtgtgtgtgtgtgtgtgtgtgtgtgtgtgtgtgtgtgtgtgtgtgtgtgtgtgtgtgtgtgtgtgtgtgtgtgtgtgtgtgtgtgtgtgtgtgtgtgtgtgtgtgtgtgtgtgtgtgtgtgtgtgtgtgtgtgtgtgtgtgtgtgtgtgtgtgtgtgtgtgtgtgtggtgtgcgcgcgcacgcgtagGTCGTACAGCTTCCTAGGTAGGTTAGCTAGTAATGTAAACAAAATACGAAGTGTACACGTTTAGCTAGTCTCACGATTTGTGATTGCACAATGATATCCTAGTGTCATTGCCTACTTCAACACCAACCTCAACACCAACCAAACAGCTAGGGTGAGGGGAGTGGTCTGCTGACCATCAACATCTATTTAAGTTGTACAGCGGGCTAACGCAAACGTCAACGTAATCCAAACGCAATTTGACTACTTGTACATTGAGTATGTTGAAAATGTCAGGTAGGTACtctacatgtactgtatattGCAAAACTAACGTCTTGTTTAGGTTAATTTAACCATCAAAGATCCCTGCCTGGTCAGAGGTTTGTACGCATGCTGCAATACGAACATTGCTGACTACTCGCCTGAATTTGTATCACTGAGTTAGTGACTCCTGTACCAACTATTCACTACAGCTGGTGCCTTTGATCAATAACATGTTCTCCTTGTCATTATCTTAGGACATTCCGGTGGGGTAAAATGTTTCTAGTGGTCTAGCTATCAAAATTCATGGTTCACATATGACAAGGGAGCTTGCAATGTATTCAACAGGGAGTAGTAAACCGACGTGTGTAGTTGTTGATATACATACGGGGATGTAAAAATTTGATTGAGTAGACATTTTACCAGCGGTCACATCttctttaataattaattaagttaacttaatAAAAAGTTGCATGTGCACTAACTCGGTTAGAGTTGGTAACCAATGTCTCGCGGTTATGTTTATATAAATCCTGCATACTTTTTCCATAGTTGCATGCTTATCTTCTTCGTCTGTGACATGCTCAGCCAATACAAATGAAGCAAAGAACAGCTAGACATCATGCTCACTCTGACCTTTGAACTGGAAGTCGATCTTTTTTGTGCCGTCACTCTCTCAATCGTGTATGTAACGTGTAAACGGTACTACCCCTTTCCATCACTCTCTCGCAGCATCACTACGTCAGCACGAATTGACATGCGACACAAGCGACGAGCAAACCCCGACGACAGTCGACTCCGTGCACGAAGCAAAGAATGACGGATCGTGCTCTCCTCGTCGCGACTCGCGCCCTACTCATTGCGACGTGCGTCGCCCTACATCCAATGGCCTACACGGGCCGCCCGTACGGACAACTGGTCGCACTCGCAAGTGACAGCGCCGACACCGTCGCACTGGTGACGGTCCAAACGGACGGAATGGCGTACATCCACTGGAACAAAACGTTTCCGGACGATTTCCTCACGAGTGTGTGCCAATTCGGATTCGACATCGAAAACAGTATCATCTATTTGCCGTCGATGTATGAAGTGCTCGGTCTCGATGCGGGATCCGGTCGCGCTCTGGTGAGCTACTACACACACCATCTCGTCTACTTCTACAGCTTCAATTACGACTACGTGAATAAGTCGGTCAAAGGTATCTGCTCGGGTAATAGTAGTTTCAATTGGTGTAGCATGCAAGTGCGAGGCGAGGCGGTCGGTCGGAATGCGTACGAGTTCATGCTGCCGGACATCGAAGAGCCGGAGATGTGCAACTATGATGTCGATTTCGGTAACAATACGATGTGGTATCGCGTCGATTCGCGAGTTCTAGGCGTCGATTTGCGCACGGGAGAGCGCGTGTTCCAGGGTGTCGCTCCCGCGCGCTGCATTGCGCATGATCGCAAAACCGGCAAGGTGTTCGGCGTTGTGTCGAATGGTACTCGACGAATGAGTGTAATCGAAATCGGAGCGAGAGGCAACAATACGAACGTCACGAACTTGCCCGACGGTTATCATCTGGAGTCGCCCGGCCTTTGCGAAGTACACGCCGAGAGTCGGTCGATGTTTCTCATTATGATGAAGAACGTGTCGGTTGTGAGCGACGACGTCTACTTGTGGGCTCTATTCAAACTCAATCTGACCAGTTTGCACATCGATATCACTCCGGTTGAGAGACTGATGGCCCCGGACGGCAGCGATAAGCAACTGAAACTAACGCACTTCGTGTTTTTTGACGAGCACGTGTGAGCGTGGATACTTACGAGATGCGAAATTACTAGAATTAGATTAGTTTGACGGCTATAGCGTGCAGGCAACATTACTATTGGTATTTTCTATTGGCGAGTAATAAAGTGGGTGCGGTGCGGTGTCCTTTGCTGACGGTCACTAGAGTGTACACTTGTCTGGCGTGCTCATGCACGGAGGTCACATTTGAAGTAGCTGCATGCTGCGTCTGATGTAGACTGGGCACGCATTGTGAAAGTATGGCTTCGAGTGTTTAAAGACGTAGTGtttttgtaattaaattaGATTGTTAGTTGGGCGTAGAATGAAATGTCTTCGTTTCTAATTCTTACTGATTTATTTAGCAGAAAGTGACACGCCACCGCTCACgcgacgcacacacacacacacacacacacacacacacacacacacacacacacacacacacacacacacacacacacacaccaaggccgtacagtacatgtacagtacctggAGGCAGCGTCGGAATCCTAAACGTAGAGCACGGATTGGTTTTGCGCGAGGTATGAAGTCGATGATGGCCGTACTTTGAAAGCGAACCATGTAAACAACGTGCAGTAAACTGTTTGCACTCGTTAGTGATGTCCTACAACTGGCAATTTGCGCTATTCACATACCGTAGTGGTGTTCGTACATTGCCACGCCCCTAAAGTCAGAAGCTTAATTAAGGCAGTTGCCTCCTTTGACTCATGCCTGGGTACGGccctgcacatgcacacacgcacgcactcagGTACGTACATTAGCCTAGCGTACACTACGTATGACACACGTTTACGTGCAATTCCGGCGTTTTGCACTTGCCATTGTCTAAAACTTTTGTTCTCTTAGAgtcagacattgttgtttgagATTGCTATATAGCTTGCGTTTCAAAAAAGGGCACAAGAGACCTCATTCGATTCTCTCCGTCAAGACTCTCGTCCAGCCGAGG encodes the following:
- the LOC134189918 gene encoding uncharacterized protein LOC134189918, which translates into the protein MTDRALLVATRALLIATCVALHPMAYTGRPYGQLVALASDSADTVALVTVQTDGMAYIHWNKTFPDDFLTSVCQFGFDIENSIIYLPSMYEVLGLDAGSGRALVSYYTHHLVYFYSFNYDYVNKSVKGICSGNSSFNWCSMQVRGEAVGRNAYEFMLPDIEEPEMCNYDVDFGNNTMWYRVDSRVLGVDLRTGERVFQGVAPARCIAHDRKTGKVFGVVSNGTRRMSVIEIGARGNNTNVTNLPDGYHLESPGLCEVHAESRSMFLIMMKNVSVVSDDVYLWALFKLNLTSLHIDITPVERLMAPDGSDKQLKLTHFVFFDEHV
- the LOC134191074 gene encoding COP9 signalosome complex subunit 8-like isoform X2, giving the protein MEELIRIGNFEQVAAYCEQLEIEAPLGVTSPDVYGTLLAVYLVQNDINNARFLWKRIPEKLKKSNGELALLWSIGQKLWKRDYPGVHVALNQSWPPHIQPIMTALKDQFHRNVFDLIARAYDSISIQDMASMLGVTAERAAQAVEAGWRVSAATGVVRPKKKVHESVTGTESHQQLAAMTEYVAFLEN
- the LOC134191074 gene encoding COP9 signalosome complex subunit 8-like isoform X1 codes for the protein MEELIRIGNFEQVAAYCEQLEIEAPLGVTSPDVYGTLLAVYLVQNDINNARFLWKRIPEKLKKSNGELALLWSIGQKLWKRDYPGVHVALNQSWPPHIQPIMTALKDQFHRNVFDLIARAYDSISIQDMASMLGVTAERAAQEAVEAGWRVSAATGVVRPKKKVHESVTGTESHQQLAAMTEYVAFLEN